A portion of the Daphnia magna isolate NIES linkage group LG4, ASM2063170v1.1, whole genome shotgun sequence genome contains these proteins:
- the LOC116920319 gene encoding uncharacterized protein LOC116920319 isoform X1: MARAAFAILWCACWSITAIAGLSLEKQMQQLVENYEVLAAKLEAVEQQNMRSLESQAIHVQNLERKIQQQASLLTALRGGNQITRADAETRQTPATGMPRSCSDLKARGHTLSGLYLIMGAKTVETVYCDLCKSESDPTLQTWIGFADVKSMPVYFNALRSSTTFKQVQVPIPFDVARVNVGGAMNLSTGKFTAPRVGKYFFIFTGTASFLPSAGRSSLNMGLCLNGNSFGDIVTYGLSDESNSNVYQQESLTLQSTLHLNAGDQVWLQIGFLSGSFLEGGGGFGGTNHFSGWLLEEDISQSLTG, from the exons ATGGCTCGAGCCGCGTTCGCAATCCTTTGGTGCGCTTGTTGGTCGATCACTGCCATCGCTGGCCTTTCTCTGGAAAAACAAATGCAGCAACTTGTAGAAAACTAC GAGGTTTTAGCAGCAAAATTGGAGGCAGTGGAACAGCAAAAT ATGAGATCATTGGAATCTCAGGCGATTCACGTTCAAAATCTGGAACGTAAAATTCAACAACAAGCGTCGCTCCTCACCGCCTTGCGAGGAGGAAATCAAATCACGAGGGCGGATGCGGAGACGAGACAAACACCGGCAACTGGAATGCCGAGATCGTGCTCCGACCTCAAAGCTAGGGGACACACTTTGAGCGGCCTCTATTTGATTATGGGTGCCAAAACAGTGGAAACTGTTTACTGCGACTTGTGCAAATCAGAAAGCGATCCCA CTTTGCAAACGTGGATCGGATTCGCCGATGTCAAATCGATGCCCGTTTACTTCAACGCATTGCGAAGCTCTACGACCTTCAAACAAGTTCAAGTGCCCATTCCGTTCGATGTCGCACGCGTCAACGTCGGTGGAGCCATGAATTTATCAACGGGTAAATTCACAGCTCCAAGGGTAGGCAaatatttcttcattttcactGGAACGGCCTCTTTCCTGCCAAGCGCTGGACGGAGCTCTCTAAACATGGGCCTGTGTTTGAACGGCAATTCGTTCGGCGACATCGTGACGTACGGCCTGTCGGACGAGAGCAACTCTAACGTGTACCAACAAGAATCGCTGACTTTGCAATCGACGCTCCATCTGAACGCAGGCGATCAAGTTTGGCTGCAAATTGGATTTTTGTCGGGATCTTTTCTAGAAGGCGGCGGTGGATTCGGAGGCACGAACCACTTCAGTGGTTGGCTATTAGAAGAAGACATTTCTCAGTCACTTACTGGttag
- the LOC116920220 gene encoding delta-latroinsectotoxin-Lt1a: MRTFKKTLRQTTSDKIDAFDAYGYTALHWAANAGSAIKIQLLLDNKADVNVQDQIQGKTALHLALLKRLESPAEQLLKCDRVDVNIQEKNRWTALHQAALWNNVPADLFKTILDKSSNVNAKSILGRTALHLALRKKSVTAAKELLNYNKNGQRVDVNITDGLGKTALHYAAGWPNIPVGLFKEILRNSADVNAIEKMEESTALHFALEKQSITATAHLLGHPDINLNIKNKKHFLPFRFAVEWRDIPPHLFSIMLKKTSNAREKTGEPAALHSEVDAKTDIAINPLTKDEKTDVTKEDNENCTSTPATVDVPANQSRLLDDELPRLHVSLGTFLFPFIILCCATVLRFQGGDYF, from the coding sequence ATGAGGACATTTAAGAAAACTTTACGTCAAACGACGAGCGATAAGATCGACGCCTTCGACGCATACGGATACACCGCACTGCACTGGGCGGCCAACGCAGGATCGGCCATCAAAATCCAATTGCTCTTGGATAACAAAGCCGATGTCAACGTTCAAGATCAAATCCAAGGCAAAACTGCCCTTCATTTGGCGTTGCTAAAGAGATTGGAATCTCCCGCCGAGCAATTGCTGAAATGTGACCGGGTGGATGTCAACATTCAGGAGAAAAACAGGTGGACGGCGCTTCACCAAGCCGCTTTATGGAACAACGTTCCGGCTGATTTGTTCAAGACGATCCTCGACAAATCTTCAAACGTCAACGCAAAGTCAATTTTGGGGAGAACGGCTCTTCATTTGGCGCTACGCAAGAAATCGGTCACTGCCGCCAAAGAGCTTTTGAATTACAACAAGAACGGCCAACGTGTGGATGTTAACATCACAGATGGCCTCGGTAAGACGGCCCTCCATTACGCCGCCGGATGGCCAAACATTCCCGTCGGGTTATTCAAAGAGATACTCCGAAATTCGGCCGATGTCAACGCGATTGAGAAAATGGAAGAATCAACGGCTCTTCATTTCGCATTGGAAAAACAATCGATCACTGCAACTGCGCATCTACTCGGACATCCAGACATCAATTTGAATATCAAGAATAAGAAGCATTTCCTTCCATTTCGCTTTGCTGTCGAGTGGCGCGACATTCCGCCGCATCTATTCAGCATCATGCTGAAGAAAACATCTAACGCCAGAGAGAAAACTGGGGAGCCGGCGGCTCTTCATTCAGAAGTCGACGCGAAAACGGATATTGCAATTAACCCACTAACCAAAGATGAAAAAACGGACGTCACTAAAGAAGATAACGAGAACTGCACATCGACTCCTGCGACGGTGGATGTGCCAGCCAATCAGAGTCGACTTTTAGACGATGAACTTCCAAGATTGCACGTGTCTCTCGGTACGTTTCTTTTCCCGTTTATTATACTGTGTTGTGCTACCGTTTTACGATTTCAAGGCGGGGATTATTTTTAA
- the LOC116920319 gene encoding uncharacterized protein LOC116920319 isoform X2, translating to MARAAFAILWCACWSITAIAGLSLEKQMQQLVENYEVLAAKLEAVEQQNAIHVQNLERKIQQQASLLTALRGGNQITRADAETRQTPATGMPRSCSDLKARGHTLSGLYLIMGAKTVETVYCDLCKSESDPTLQTWIGFADVKSMPVYFNALRSSTTFKQVQVPIPFDVARVNVGGAMNLSTGKFTAPRVGKYFFIFTGTASFLPSAGRSSLNMGLCLNGNSFGDIVTYGLSDESNSNVYQQESLTLQSTLHLNAGDQVWLQIGFLSGSFLEGGGGFGGTNHFSGWLLEEDISQSLTG from the exons ATGGCTCGAGCCGCGTTCGCAATCCTTTGGTGCGCTTGTTGGTCGATCACTGCCATCGCTGGCCTTTCTCTGGAAAAACAAATGCAGCAACTTGTAGAAAACTAC GAGGTTTTAGCAGCAAAATTGGAGGCAGTGGAACAGCAAAAT GCGATTCACGTTCAAAATCTGGAACGTAAAATTCAACAACAAGCGTCGCTCCTCACCGCCTTGCGAGGAGGAAATCAAATCACGAGGGCGGATGCGGAGACGAGACAAACACCGGCAACTGGAATGCCGAGATCGTGCTCCGACCTCAAAGCTAGGGGACACACTTTGAGCGGCCTCTATTTGATTATGGGTGCCAAAACAGTGGAAACTGTTTACTGCGACTTGTGCAAATCAGAAAGCGATCCCA CTTTGCAAACGTGGATCGGATTCGCCGATGTCAAATCGATGCCCGTTTACTTCAACGCATTGCGAAGCTCTACGACCTTCAAACAAGTTCAAGTGCCCATTCCGTTCGATGTCGCACGCGTCAACGTCGGTGGAGCCATGAATTTATCAACGGGTAAATTCACAGCTCCAAGGGTAGGCAaatatttcttcattttcactGGAACGGCCTCTTTCCTGCCAAGCGCTGGACGGAGCTCTCTAAACATGGGCCTGTGTTTGAACGGCAATTCGTTCGGCGACATCGTGACGTACGGCCTGTCGGACGAGAGCAACTCTAACGTGTACCAACAAGAATCGCTGACTTTGCAATCGACGCTCCATCTGAACGCAGGCGATCAAGTTTGGCTGCAAATTGGATTTTTGTCGGGATCTTTTCTAGAAGGCGGCGGTGGATTCGGAGGCACGAACCACTTCAGTGGTTGGCTATTAGAAGAAGACATTTCTCAGTCACTTACTGGttag